The segment TTGCGCCCTTATCCTTCCCATGTGCTGCTGGCGCTGTGCGCTCTGTGGTGTATGCTTCGCGCCCTTGAACGAAACCGCAGCATCTATTGGATAGGCCTGACGTTTTGCCTCACCGCATCGATGTATAACCATTTCTTCTCTGCATGGGTGGTGGTTGCGTTTAATGTGGCGTATATCCTTACGCTACGCAGCCACTGGCGTAAACTTCCGCGTTGGACCATCTCTCAATTGGGGGTAGTTGTATTCTCTTACCCCGCGATTCGACAGGGACTTGCCATCAATGAAATAGCCAATCAGACGACCACCAATTGGTACCCGCCTCTGACGTACTGGACAGGTCTCATCACCTTCAAGAACTTCTTTGCTGGGTATAGTTCGTGTGTGCCCGCCTATCACGGCTTGTTCGTCCTCGCAGGCATACTCGCGATTATGGGATGCTACTACCTTCGCAAGAACGCCAATAGTCTGCTCATTCTGCTGTCCCTATCATTGGTGCCGATGATTGCCAACCTTGTTGTCTGGCAGACACGAAGTTTCTCCTATTACGAACACCGGCTGTTCATATTCTCTGCCGTGACAACCTCTATACTCATCGCGACTGCTCTCGCTTCGATACCTTTCCGCTGGGGACGAATTGGGCTTCTCGGAGCGATCACCGTCCTGACCGTGCCGTGCCTGGGGGATCTCTATGAGCATCATCTGCACCCGTCTAGCAGTCACCGGCTGGGAGTTCGCTACAGAGTGGATAACAGGTCTGTTGCCCAGCACATCAAGTCGAATTGGGAGTCCGGCGACGTGGTCATGCACTTCAGTCATGTAACCTTGTTGTCAGGCAAGTACTATTACCTGCCGCAGGCCGAACACTATACGGTTGGATTCACCAACGCGGATCGGGAGGGGCTTGTGAGCAGTTTCCCCGCTCGGACTCTATGGGAACGCATTGGAGCAATGCCGGAACGAATCGATACTATTGTGCCAAGAGCCAAGCGAATCTGGTTTGTCGTATCGTGGTGGGAGCCATTTGAAGTGCCTAGCACGGCAAATTTGTACGTCGGATGGCTCGATCACCACGCGAAGCGTGTGGAACGTGAATCGTATTTTGGTGTGACCCTATACCTCTATGACGTTGAATCAACACGCGGAGCTCCTCTGAAGGTGGCCCAAGTCGGGGACTACCCTGACTTCAACGAGCCAGCATATGAGGTCCGGGGCGTGTGGAATGTGGCGGATACCACGCAGCGGGAAAACGCGGGTTTTCCGGAAGTCCAGCCAAAGAGTACCTTTGCCGTGAGTACGTCACTTTCGGAAGCAGCAACAAAGGGCTCAACGATTCCTCTCCAAATCACGATGAACAAAGGATCGGTGAGACCGCTCACGTGCGATGTGTACGCCTCAACCGAGACCGTCGAGCCACTGGCATTCACGCGTGAGTCACCGGATTCCGACGCGTGGTACCCGGTAGTCTACACGGACCCGCAGCAAGTCGATGATCTGGATCGAAATGCCATGGTTGTGAAGCTCGATCATGAGTCAACGGGGGGGGCAAGAATCTTCGCTGATGTGAAGCTTCCTCCGGGAGAATACGCCCTTGTTGCCCGCATGTGGTGTGAGATTTCAAGTCGAAACGGTTCGCGCGCAACGCTCCGGTTTGGTTGGCACGATAGCCATGCCGATGCCATCGGCCGCGAAATTGGGGAAATCACTCCGTGGAGAAATCAAGGTGCGGGCAGATGGCAATGGTTCGACATCGGAAGAGTCGTGTCATCGGGACAAGGCGTCCTCACCGTTGAAGGACAGAATAGGGATAATCTTCCACTGGCATATGCCGACATGGGCCGCGTGGCCTTTGTTCGTACTCTGCACGCATCTGACCCGTTGAACTACGGTCCTATCGCTTCTTTTAGCGTTGATCCCAATGACCTGAAAGGGAGCGCTGCGTTCGACTATAGGCTT is part of the Candidatus Hydrogenedentota bacterium genome and harbors:
- a CDS encoding glycosyltransferase family 39 protein, translated to MCCCSGWRPRWDLVAVILLGALLRLYRLNGSSIWYDEGATFYVAGFVKAPLRLFDSTWCTEPPLLPVLTWIWFGALEWITGVDQGSAASDFVARLLPWTLSVVCLPMTYLVSKEISRRTEVGLIATFLVAISPFQVYYAQELRPYPSHVLLALCALWCMLRALERNRSIYWIGLTFCLTASMYNHFFSAWVVVAFNVAYILTLRSHWRKLPRWTISQLGVVVFSYPAIRQGLAINEIANQTTTNWYPPLTYWTGLITFKNFFAGYSSCVPAYHGLFVLAGILAIMGCYYLRKNANSLLILLSLSLVPMIANLVVWQTRSFSYYEHRLFIFSAVTTSILIATALASIPFRWGRIGLLGAITVLTVPCLGDLYEHHLHPSSSHRLGVRYRVDNRSVAQHIKSNWESGDVVMHFSHVTLLSGKYYYLPQAEHYTVGFTNADREGLVSSFPARTLWERIGAMPERIDTIVPRAKRIWFVVSWWEPFEVPSTANLYVGWLDHHAKRVERESYFGVTLYLYDVESTRGAPLKVAQVGDYPDFNEPAYEVRGVWNVADTTQRENAGFPEVQPKSTFAVSTSLSEAATKGSTIPLQITMNKGSVRPLTCDVYASTETVEPLAFTRESPDSDAWYPVVYTDPQQVDDLDRNAMVVKLDHESTGGARIFADVKLPPGEYALVARMWCEISSRNGSRATLRFGWHDSHADAIGREIGEITPWRNQGAGRWQWFDIGRVVSSGQGVLTVEGQNRDNLPLAYADMGRVAFVRTLHASDPLNYGPIASFSVDPNDLKGSAAFDYRL